In Paenacidovorax monticola, the genomic window CCTTCATGCTGTTCCAGTTCGTGGGCGACCCCGTGGTCTTCCTGCTGGGCCAGGACGCGACTCCGGAGCAGATCCGCGAATTGCGTGCCGCCCTGGGGCTGGACAAGTCCTTTGTGGTGCAGTTCTGGCACTTCCTCGTGAATGCCGCCCAGGGTGAGTTCGGCCTGAGCCTGCGCCAGGGCGCCCAGGTGTCGCGCCTGATCGCCGAGCGCTTCCCAGCCACATTGGAGCTGGCGCTGGTGGCGGCCGTGCTGGCGCTGGTCATCGGCGTGCCCATGGGGGTGTATGCGGCTCTCAAGCGCGGCACGTTCACGAGCCAGGTGTTCATGACCCTGTCGCTGCTCGGCGTATCGCTGCCCACCTTCCTTATCGGCATCCTGCTGATCCTGGTCTTCTCGGTCACGCTGGGCTGGTTCCCGAGCTTCGGCCGTGGCGAGGTCATCAAGCTCGGCTGGTGGAGCACCGGCCTGCTCACGGCCAAGGGCTGGCACCACATCGTGCTGCCGGCCATCACGCTGGCGATCTTCCAGCTCACGCTGATCATGCGCCTGGTGCGCGCGGAGATGCTGGAGGTGCTGCGCACCGACTACATCAAGTTCGCGCGCGCACGCGGCCTCTCCGACCGGGCCATCCATTTCGGCCATGCGCTCAAGAACACGCTGGTGCCCGTGATGACCATCACCGGCCTGCAGCTCGGCGGCCTGATCGCGTTCGCCATCATCACCGAGACCGTGTTCCAGTGGCCGGGCATGGGCCTGCTGTTCATCCAGGCCGTCACCTTCGCCGACATCCCCGTGATGGCGGCCTACCTGTGCCTGATCGCCCTGATCTTCGTGGTCATCAACCTCGTGGTGGACCTGCTGTACTTCGTCGTGGACCCGCGCCTGCGCGTGGGCAAGGCGGGAGGCCACTGATGCAGCCCGCGCGCCTGAAGGCCGGTGGCCGGGCCTTCGCGCACATCGCGCAGTTCCACCCCGAACTCACCGCTTTTCGCCGCGACCTGCACGCGCACCCGGAGCTGGGCTTCGAGGAGGTCTACACCGCCGCGCGCGTCACCGAGGCGCTCAAGCTCTGCGGCGTGGACGAGATCCACGAGGGCATCGGCCGCACGGGCGTGGTGGCCGTGATCCGCGGGCAGGGTCAGTCGAGCGGTTCCATGATCGGCCTGCGCGCCGACATGGACGCGCTGCCCATGACCGAGCACAACGATTTCGCATGGAAGTCGGGCAAGCACGGCCTGATGCACGGCTGCGGCCACGATGGCCACACGGCCATGCTCGTGGGCGCCGCGCGCTACCTGGCCGCCACGCGCCATTTCGACGGCACGGCCGTGCTGATCTTCCAGCCGGGCGAAGAAGGCTTTGCCGGCGCCCGCGTGATGATCGAGGACGGCCTGTTCGAGCGCTTTCCCGTGCAGTCGGTCTACGCCATGCACAACTGGCCGGCCATGAAGGCGGGCACCGTGGGCATCAACACGGGGCCATGATGGCCGCGGCCGACCGCGTCACCATCGAGGTTACGGGCCGCGGCGGGCACGGCGCGCATGCCTACCAGACGGTGGACGTGGTGCTGGCCTCGGCGCACATCATCTCGGCGCTGCAGGGCATCGTGGCGCGCAATGTGCGCCCGCTCGACAGCGCCGTCATCAGCATCTGTGCCATGCAGGCGGGCGACCTGGGGGCCTTCAGCGTGCTGCCCGGCAGCGCCACGCTGGTGGGCACGGTGCGCACCTTCGATCCGGCCGTGCAGGACATGGTGGAGCGCCGCCTCAAGGAACTGTGCAGCGCGGTGGCCCTGGGCTTTGGCGCCACGGCCACGGTGCGCTATGAGCGCATGTACCCCGCCACCATCAACACCGAGAGCGATGCGCAGTTCGCCGGCGACGTGGCCGAGGCCCTGGTGGGTGCAGAGAACGTGGTGCGCGACCTGGAGCCCAGCATGGGGGCGGAAGATTTCTCCTTCATGCTGCAGAGCCGGCCTGGCGCCTACCTGCGCCTGGGGCAGGGCAATGGATCGGGCGGCAGCGCCCTGCACAACAGCCGCTACGACTTCAACGACGACGTGCTTCCGCTCGGTGCCGCGCTGCATGCCAGCCTGATCGAGCACGCCATGCCATTGGCCGCCGCTGCCTGAGCGGCGGGCCTGCATAAGAATATTCCACCGAGAGGAGCACCCCGATGACGTTTCAGAGAAAACTGGCTGTCGCGCTTGCCTGTTCCGCGCTGTCTGCTACGGCTTTGGTAGCAAGCGCGCAGACCATCCGGGTCGCCAACCAGGGCGATGCGCTGTCGATGGACCCGCATTCGCTCAACGAGTCGCTGCAGCTTAGCGTGACGGGCAACGTCTATGAGCCACTCGTGGGCCGCAACAAAGACCTGAGCCTCGCGCCCGCGCTGGCCACCGCGTGGACGCAGACCTCGCCCACCGTCTGGCGCTTCGAACTGCGCAAGGGCGTCCAGTTCCACGACGGCACGCCATTCACGGCCGACGACGTGCTGTTCTCGCTCGCGCGCACGCAGGTGGAGGGCTCCGACATGAAGAGCTACACCAACGACTTCAAGGAAGTGCGCAAGATCAACGACCATGCGATCGAGATCGAGACCAAGAGCCCGTACCCCATCCTGCCCGACGTGCTCACGCTGGTGTACATGATGAGCAAGAAGTGGTGCGAGACGAACCAGGCCGCCACGCCCGTGGACCGCCGCAAGGGCATCGAGAACGCGGCCTCGTTCCGCGCCAACGGCACCGGCCCCTTCCGCGTGCGCGAGCGCCAGCCCAACGTGCGCACCGTGTTCACGCGCAACGGCAACTACTGGGGCAAGGTGGAGAGCAACGCCACCGAGGTCATCTACACCCCCATCGGCAACGATGCCACGCGCGTCGCGGCCCTGTTGTCGGGCGAGGTCGACGTGATGGAGCCCGTGCCGGTGCAGGACATCGAGCGCGTGAACGGCAGCGCCCGCACGCGCGCCGTGACGGGCCCCGAACTGCGCACCGTCTTCCTCGGCATGGACCAGAAGCGCGACGAACTGCTGTACTCGAACGTGAAGGGCAAGAACCCCTTCAAGGACAAGCGCGTGCGCCAGGCCTTCTACCAGGCCATCGACATCGAGGGCATCCGGAAGAACGTGATGCGCGGCGCATCCAACCCCACGGCATTGATGGTGGGACCGGGCATCAACGGCTTCCAGGCCGACATGAAGCGCCTGCCTTACGACCCCGAGGCCGCGAAGAAGCTCCTGGCCGAGGCGGGCTACCCGAACGGCTTCGAGGTGTCGCTCAATTGCCCGAACGACCGCTATGTGAACGACGCGCGCATCTGCCAGTCGGTGGCGGCCAACCTCGCGCGCATCAATGTCAAGATCAACCTCGTGGCCGAGACCAAGGGCACCTATTTCCCCAAGGTGCTGCGCCGCGACACGAGCTTCTACATGCTCGGCTGGTCGCCCGCCACCTATGATTCGCACAACGCGCTCAACGCCCTCATGGCCTGCGTGGACGACAAGGGCGCTGGCCAGTTCAACCTGGGCGCGTACTGCAACCCCAGGGTGGACGAGCTGACCAAGAAGATCCAGTCCGAGACCGACAAGGACCGCCGCAACGCGATGATCCGCGAGGCGTTCGAAGTCCATGCCGCCGATGTGGGCCATATCCCGCTG contains:
- a CDS encoding ABC transporter substrate-binding protein, producing the protein MTFQRKLAVALACSALSATALVASAQTIRVANQGDALSMDPHSLNESLQLSVTGNVYEPLVGRNKDLSLAPALATAWTQTSPTVWRFELRKGVQFHDGTPFTADDVLFSLARTQVEGSDMKSYTNDFKEVRKINDHAIEIETKSPYPILPDVLTLVYMMSKKWCETNQAATPVDRRKGIENAASFRANGTGPFRVRERQPNVRTVFTRNGNYWGKVESNATEVIYTPIGNDATRVAALLSGEVDVMEPVPVQDIERVNGSARTRAVTGPELRTVFLGMDQKRDELLYSNVKGKNPFKDKRVRQAFYQAIDIEGIRKNVMRGASNPTALMVGPGINGFQADMKRLPYDPEAAKKLLAEAGYPNGFEVSLNCPNDRYVNDARICQSVAANLARINVKINLVAETKGTYFPKVLRRDTSFYMLGWSPATYDSHNALNALMACVDDKGAGQFNLGAYCNPRVDELTKKIQSETDKDRRNAMIREAFEVHAADVGHIPLHQQALAWGVSRKVKLVQLADNFMPFKWMSISQ
- a CDS encoding ABC transporter permease, encoding MLAFILRRLIQAVIVMVTVAFISFMLFQFVGDPVVFLLGQDATPEQIRELRAALGLDKSFVVQFWHFLVNAAQGEFGLSLRQGAQVSRLIAERFPATLELALVAAVLALVIGVPMGVYAALKRGTFTSQVFMTLSLLGVSLPTFLIGILLILVFSVTLGWFPSFGRGEVIKLGWWSTGLLTAKGWHHIVLPAITLAIFQLTLIMRLVRAEMLEVLRTDYIKFARARGLSDRAIHFGHALKNTLVPVMTITGLQLGGLIAFAIITETVFQWPGMGLLFIQAVTFADIPVMAAYLCLIALIFVVINLVVDLLYFVVDPRLRVGKAGGH